A stretch of the Uranotaenia lowii strain MFRU-FL chromosome 3, ASM2978415v1, whole genome shotgun sequence genome encodes the following:
- the LOC129756783 gene encoding endocuticle structural glycoprotein ABD-5-like, protein MNKFLALISVGCVLLAVHQTLGAPQGPDAVGTRSAAQEVTVVRSFSENNGFDGYRFTYELSDGQIRSEVGTYKDAKDAEGKDVKVLVVQGSYSYVAPDGQTHWVNYVADENGYRPKVGTGPTGGIQPGQDAPISTA, encoded by the exons atgaataaattcctGGCTCTGATCAGTGTGGGGTGTGTCCTGTTGGCCGTTCACCAAACTTTGGGGGCTCCCCAGGGCCCGGATGCTGTTGGTACGCGATCGGCGGCTCAGGAAGTGACGGTTGTGCGATCGTTCAGTGAAAATAATGGCTTCGATGGGTATCGGTTCAC TTACGAGCTGAGCGACGGGCAGATCCGTTCCGAGGTGGGAACCTACAAGGATGCCAAGGATGCCGAGGGTAAGGACGTCAAGGTCCTGGTCGTCCAGGGATCGTACTCGTACGTTGCTCCTGATGGCCAGACGCACTGGGTCAACTACGTTGCCGACGAAAATGGATACCGCCCCAAGGTTGGAACCGGCCCAACTGGAGGAATCCAGCCGGGTCAGGATGCTCCCATTAGCACCGCCTAA
- the LOC129753365 gene encoding larval cuticle protein 1-like, with the protein MSKFIIFAAIICTSVSCLLAVPVQEARYQPSDVQIVRYENDHNPQENYQFRYALSDDQTRDEVGTLKDGQDAEGNAVRFYVVRGAYSYVGPDGQAHWVHYTADETGFHPRTGTGPEPDRKF; encoded by the exons ATgtcaaagtttatcattttcgCGGCAATCATCTGTACCTCCGTCAGTTGTCTTCTGGCGGTGCCAGTCCAAGAGGCCAGATACCAGCCCTCGGATGTCCAGATCGTCCGCTACGAGAACGATCACAATCCGCAGGAGAATTATCAGTTTCG CTACGCGCTTAGCGATGACCAGACACGCGACGAAGTTGGAACGCTGAAGGACGGCCAAGATGCCGAGGGTAACGCTGTGCGCTTCTATGTGGTACGTGGGGCCTACTCTTACGTGGGACCCGATGGCCAGGCACACTGGGTTCACTATACGGCCGACGAGACCGGATTCCATCCACGCACCGGAACTGGACCGGAACCGGACAGGAAGTTTTAG